The Coprobacillus cateniformis DNA window ATTGCAAAAGTAATTGTAGCAAATCAACCAGCAGATTTGGATGCTGCTTTAAAATTACAATTAGATGGTAAAGATTTAGAAACAGTGATTGCTGAAAAAAGTGGTAAAATTGGAGAAAAATTGAGTTTAAGAAGATTTGCTGTTTTAACTAAAGAAGATGCTGAAGTTTTTGGGGCATATTCACATATGGGTGGAAAAATGTCTGCATTAGTTAAATTAAGTGATTCTGATGAAGAAAAAGCAAAAGATATTGCTATGCATGTTGCTGCAAGTGCACCACAATATATTGATAGAACTGCTATTCCAACTGAAGTTTTAGATAGAGAGTTAACTGTATTAAAAGCTCAAGCAATGGAAGAAAATGCTACAAGTGCTAAACCTAAACCAGAAAATATTATTGAAAAAATGGTTGAAGGTCGTTTGAACAAAAACTTAAAAGAAATGTGCTTAGTGGATCAAGAATTCATTAAAGATCCTGATCAAACTGTAGCTAAATACTTAGGAAATGGAAAAGTTTTAGAAATGGTTCGTTTCCAAGTTGGTGAAGGAATGGAAAAAAGAGAAGAAAACTTTGCTGAAGAAGTTGCTGCTCAAATGAAGGGATAATAACTGAATATAAGGGGGAGGACACTTTTTGTGCCCTTTTCTTGTAAAATGAAGGAGAATTATATGAAGTACAATAGAGTTTTGTTGAAATTAAGTGGTGAGGCATTGGCTGGAGAGCAAGGATTTGGGATTAATCCAGTTGTTGTCGCTGATGTAGCAAGACAAATTAAAGATGCAAAAGATTTAGGTGTTGAAATTGCTATTGTTTGTGGTGGCGGAAATATCTGGCGTGGAAAAACTGGTAGTGATATGGGTATGGAAAGAGCAGCAGCAGACTATATGGGAATGCTCGCTACAGTTATGAATGGTATGGCTTTACAAAATGCCCTAGAAGCTATTGGTGTTAATACAAGATTATTATCTGCTATTGACATGAAGGAAGTTGCTGAGCCAT harbors:
- the tsf gene encoding translation elongation factor Ts, whose amino-acid sequence is MAISAKLVKELREKTGAGMMDCKKALEACDGNLEASFDWLREKGIAKAAKKADRIAAEGLTAFVIDGNAASIVEVNSETDFVAKNAEFQELVADIAKVIVANQPADLDAALKLQLDGKDLETVIAEKSGKIGEKLSLRRFAVLTKEDAEVFGAYSHMGGKMSALVKLSDSDEEKAKDIAMHVAASAPQYIDRTAIPTEVLDRELTVLKAQAMEENATSAKPKPENIIEKMVEGRLNKNLKEMCLVDQEFIKDPDQTVAKYLGNGKVLEMVRFQVGEGMEKREENFAEEVAAQMKG